The Actinomycetota bacterium sequence CCTGGAGGTGGCCAGCTCCCGGGCGGCCCGCCGGACGGCCGGGTCGTACAGCTTCATGTAGCCGAGCTGCAGCGGCGCCCCGGTCCGCTCGGACAGGCGGGCCAGCTCGTCCGCCTCGGCGATGGTGTGGGCGAGCGGCTTCTCGCAGAAGACGGGCAGGCCCCGGCCGAGCGCGGCCCCGGCCACCTCCCCGTGGGACCCGGAGCTGAGCACCAGCGCCGCGTCCACCAGCCGGCTGTCCAGCAGCTCCTCGGCCGACCGGCAGGGCGCGGCCGCAGCCAGCCCGTACCGCTCGCCGACCTCCACCGCCAGCCGGTCCGAGAGGTCGCAGACGGCGGCGACCTCGAAGCGGTCCCGAAGGGTGGCCAGCAGCGGCAGGTGCACCGCCTGGGCGACGGTGCCGAGCCCGATCACCCCCAACCGCACCCGGCCGCGTCCAGGGCTCATGGCCGCCACCGCACCCGCACCCGGTGTCCGGCTCCACGGCTCATGGCCGCCAGCCTACCCCGGCCCGGCCGACCCCTCCGGCTGGGTGTGCTCCAGCAGGGGCGCCATGGCGGCCAGGTAGGCGGCCACGGCCGTGTAGTCCTGGTCGGCCAGGCCCCTGCCCTTGGCGCCGGCGAACAGCTCGGCGACCCGCTCGGTCCCGGGCAGGCTGGCCCGGGCCGCCCGGGCCGCGTCGACGGCCAGACGGAGGTCCTTGTGCATCAGCGCCAGCCGGAACCCCGGGTTGCCGTAGTCGCCGCTGCGCAGCTTGTCCCGCTTGGACCGGACCGTCTGGGTGGCCACCGAGGCGCCCTCGAGCACGTCGAGGGCGTCGTCGGGCGACAGTCCCAGCACCCGTCCGAGCGTGTACCCCTCGGCGACTGCCGCCGTCACCCCGCCGAGCACCAGGTTGACCATCAGCTTGGCCGCCTGCCAGGCCCCGACCGGCCCGACATGCCAGGTCCGCTCCGGGTCGCCGAGGATCTCCAGCAGCGGCCGCGCCCGCTCGACCGCCTCGTTGGAGCCGCCGACCAT is a genomic window containing:
- a CDS encoding NAD(P)-dependent oxidoreductase, giving the protein MTRVAFLGLGRMGAPMAGRLSDAGHALVVWSRTRAHAEALADRAEVASSPAEAGSRAEVAITMLADGGALEEVVLGRDGLAGGLGPGCLLIDMSTTGPAPARKVAKALEEREVGFVDAPVAGSVGPASEGTLAVMVGGSNEAVERARPLLEILGDPERTWHVGPVGAWQAAKLMVNLVLGGVTAAVAEGYTLGRVLGLSPDDALDVLEGASVATQTVRSKRDKLRSGDYGNPGFRLALMHKDLRLAVDAARAARASLPGTERVAELFAGAKGRGLADQDYTAVAAYLAAMAPLLEHTQPEGSAGPG